The Platichthys flesus chromosome 18, fPlaFle2.1, whole genome shotgun sequence genome includes a window with the following:
- the armc1l gene encoding armadillo repeat containing 1, like, with protein MMDALSVVSQLRDLASEPQNREVIVQDQGCLPGLVLFLDHQNPDVLLATLQTLRYLADLPPNIPTMKNELGMMVSLENLMEREALSVDITALAQEVFNILRTPANPAPRTPEREKRQKSQFFINSSNKKAKSVTLHIQGLDSTDQRGLCEQALLKVRGVISFTFQMASKRCTVRIRADLPTESLASAIAATKVLSAQQVVKNEAGEEVLIPLSSSGVKVEQNSAIPDYLPEEEESPEKEVDRAISRTTAKEDSNGSWLNAAAGFLTKTFYW; from the exons ATGATGGACGCTCTGTCAGTGGTGAGTCAGCTCCGGGACCTGGCCTCGGAGCCGCAGAACCGGGAGGTGATCGTCCAGGACCAGGGCTGTCTCCCCGGGCTGGTTCTCTTCCTCGACCACCAGAACCCCGACGTCCTGCTCGCTACTCTGCAG ACCCTGCGTTACTTGGCTGATTTGCCTCCCAACATCCCCACCATGAAGAATGAACTGGGTATGATGGTGAGCTTGGAGAATCTCATGGAAAG GGAGGCTCTGTCTGTTGACATTACTGCCTTGGCCCAGGAGGTGTTCAACATCCTGCGTACACCTGCTAATCCTGCACCCAGGAcaccagagagggagaagagacagaaatccCAGTTCTTCATCAACTCCTCCAACAAGAAGGCCAAGTCGGTCACTCTGCACATTCAGGGACTGGACAGCACT GACCAGCGCGGCTTGTGTGAACAGGCTCTTCTGAAGGTCAGAGGAGTGATCAGCTTCACGTTCCAGATGGCCTCCAAGAGGTGCACTGTCCGTATCCGCGCCGACTTGCCTACTGAG AGTCTGGCCTCAGCCATCGCTGCCACAAAGGTTCTGTCAGCCCAACAAGTGGTGAAGAatgaagcaggagaagag GTTTTGATTCCTCTGAGCTCCTCGGGAGTGAAGGTCGAACAAAACTCAGCAATACCAGATTACCTcccggaggaagaggagagcccAGAGAAGGAAGTCGACCGAGCAATCTCCCGCACTACGGCAAAGGAAGATTCCAACGGGAGCTGGCTCAACGCTGCTGCCGGCTTCCTCACAAAAACCTTCTACTGGTGA